The proteins below are encoded in one region of Amorphus orientalis:
- the proW gene encoding glycine betaine/L-proline ABC transporter permease ProW, producing the protein MPEHAMTNDGAAGPIVLAQDSSNPWASGGEGTGSEAPAGAGGGDAGADAGSNPWGGGGSDTGGGAPASDATPDWLTQAAPAEEQSFDILHPFDHAVIPLDVWVENVLDWVVANLRPVFQAIRWPIDGVLSGVDAALLGTPALVMLIIIGLLAWQAAGPRLGIGAVVSMIFVGLIGAWEEAMITLSLVITAVFFCTLIGLPTGIWLARNDRAARSVRPILDAMQTTPAFVYLVPIVMLFGIGNVPGVVVTIIFALAPIVRLTNLGIRQVPVDLVEAARSFGASDRQLLYKVQLPIAMPTIMAGLNQTLMLALSMVVIASMIAVGGLGQMVLRGIGRLDMGLATIGGIGIVILAIIIDRMTQSLGVSKRDRGNLAWHDTGPAGLVKRLVRKGDANTDAAGAPEKA; encoded by the coding sequence TTCCGGTGGCGAGGGGACCGGTTCCGAAGCACCGGCCGGCGCCGGTGGCGGCGACGCGGGCGCGGACGCCGGCTCGAACCCCTGGGGCGGCGGTGGATCCGACACCGGCGGCGGGGCTCCGGCCAGCGATGCGACGCCGGACTGGCTGACCCAGGCCGCCCCGGCCGAAGAGCAGAGCTTCGATATCCTGCATCCGTTCGACCACGCGGTCATTCCGCTGGACGTTTGGGTGGAAAACGTCCTCGACTGGGTCGTCGCCAACCTGCGGCCCGTGTTCCAGGCGATCCGCTGGCCGATCGACGGGGTCCTCTCCGGGGTCGATGCGGCCCTTCTGGGCACGCCCGCGCTGGTGATGCTGATCATCATCGGCCTTCTGGCCTGGCAGGCGGCCGGGCCGCGCCTCGGCATCGGGGCCGTCGTGTCGATGATCTTCGTCGGGCTGATCGGCGCCTGGGAGGAGGCGATGATCACCCTGTCTCTGGTGATCACGGCGGTCTTCTTCTGCACCCTGATCGGCCTGCCGACGGGCATATGGCTCGCCCGCAACGACCGGGCGGCCCGGTCGGTGCGACCGATCCTCGACGCCATGCAGACCACGCCGGCCTTCGTCTATCTCGTTCCCATCGTCATGCTGTTCGGCATCGGCAACGTGCCGGGCGTGGTGGTGACCATCATCTTCGCGCTGGCGCCGATCGTGCGCCTGACCAACCTGGGCATCCGCCAGGTTCCGGTCGATCTGGTGGAGGCGGCCCGCTCGTTCGGCGCGTCCGACCGGCAGCTGCTCTACAAGGTGCAGCTTCCGATCGCCATGCCGACCATCATGGCCGGTCTGAACCAGACGCTCATGCTCGCGCTCTCGATGGTGGTCATCGCGTCCATGATCGCCGTCGGCGGTCTCGGCCAGATGGTGCTGCGTGGCATCGGCCGGCTCGACATGGGGCTGGCGACGATCGGCGGCATCGGCATCGTCATCCTGGCGATCATCATCGACCGGATGACCCAGTCGCTCGGCGTGTCCAAGCGCGACCGCGGCAATCTCGCCTGGCACGACACCGGCCCGGCGGGGCTCGTGAAGCGGCTGGTGCGCAAGGGCGATGCGAACACCGACGCCGCGGGTGCGCCGGAAAAGGCCTGA